The following coding sequences lie in one Megalodesulfovibrio gigas DSM 1382 = ATCC 19364 genomic window:
- a CDS encoding sensor histidine kinase produces MTPHPPDGLVLACDMRGRISHVIHDSTGLLGASLVGRPLHSLVERPMRPKLGRFFRETRHKGATLAWELTVQLGKRPEVMNFFGLVRDGQIYVIISQSPNNIFFLYDEMLGIINDQAAQLRTLQQQARAIPSVSDSVALDEFMKVNNDLVNLQRELHISHARLARQETRFHKMIQEHPDCIFVLDDASRLLYCNAAASALLAVVPGEASGNAACPLFACKGQGEIELRDTGGAVRMLELRHADTTWDDKPARLVSMRDITERRQVEALKEDMDRISRHDLKTPLNGIIGLPTILLMDDNLTPEQREYISLIRDSGYRMLDLINISLHLFQMETGRYTPRLVPVELVQVLRKVLVDIVGQFQRQPEQMVSELLLDGRPAGPEDAFWVLGEELLCHSMFSNLLRNAFEASSPGATVRLLLESGDWCTVRIENAGEVPPDFQPRFFDKYATQGKQGGTGLGTYSARLMARTLGGELELDLSRPGLVAVVARLPCPSQEGYRVIPRGEYPRREEQA; encoded by the coding sequence ATGACCCCACACCCCCCGGACGGGCTGGTGCTCGCGTGCGACATGCGCGGTCGCATCAGCCATGTCATTCATGATTCCACCGGCCTGCTTGGCGCATCGCTGGTTGGTCGGCCGCTGCATTCGCTGGTGGAGCGGCCCATGCGGCCCAAGCTGGGCCGCTTTTTTCGTGAAACCAGACACAAGGGGGCAACCCTGGCCTGGGAGCTCACGGTGCAGTTGGGAAAACGGCCCGAAGTAATGAACTTCTTCGGCCTGGTCAGGGACGGCCAGATCTACGTCATCATCTCGCAGTCGCCCAACAATATCTTCTTTTTGTACGATGAGATGCTGGGCATCATCAACGACCAGGCCGCCCAGCTGCGCACGCTGCAGCAGCAGGCTCGCGCCATACCCAGCGTGTCCGACAGTGTGGCCCTGGACGAGTTCATGAAGGTCAACAACGACCTGGTGAACCTGCAGCGCGAACTGCACATCAGCCATGCCCGGCTGGCCCGTCAGGAAACACGGTTTCACAAGATGATCCAAGAGCATCCGGACTGTATCTTCGTGCTGGATGATGCGAGCCGGCTGCTGTATTGCAATGCCGCAGCCAGCGCCCTGCTGGCGGTTGTTCCCGGGGAGGCGTCCGGCAATGCTGCCTGCCCGCTCTTTGCCTGCAAGGGACAGGGCGAAATCGAACTGCGGGACACCGGCGGCGCGGTGCGCATGCTGGAACTCCGCCATGCCGACACCACCTGGGACGACAAGCCTGCCCGGCTGGTCTCCATGCGGGACATCACCGAACGCAGGCAGGTGGAGGCGCTCAAGGAAGACATGGACCGCATCAGCCGGCACGATCTCAAGACGCCGCTGAACGGCATCATCGGCCTCCCCACCATTCTGCTGATGGATGACAACCTGACTCCCGAACAGCGTGAATACATTTCCCTCATTCGGGATTCCGGCTACAGGATGCTGGATCTGATCAACATTTCCCTGCACCTGTTTCAGATGGAAACCGGACGATACACGCCGCGCCTCGTGCCTGTGGAACTGGTGCAGGTGCTGCGCAAGGTGCTGGTGGACATCGTGGGGCAGTTTCAACGCCAACCGGAGCAAATGGTTTCCGAACTGTTGCTGGATGGCCGGCCGGCCGGCCCGGAGGATGCCTTCTGGGTGCTGGGGGAAGAGCTGTTGTGTCACTCCATGTTCTCGAATCTGCTCAGGAACGCCTTCGAGGCGTCCTCGCCCGGCGCCACGGTGCGTCTGCTGCTGGAGTCGGGAGATTGGTGCACCGTGCGCATAGAGAATGCCGGGGAGGTGCCGCCCGATTTTCAGCCCCGATTTTTTGATAAATATGCCACCCAAGGCAAGCAGGGCGGCACCGGGTTGGGCACCTATTCCGCCAGACTCATGGCCAGGACCCTGGGCGGCGAACTGGAGCTGGATCTTTCCCGGCCGGGTTTGGTGGCCGTGGTCGCCCGGCTGCCGTGTCCGTCGCAGGAGGGGTATCGCGTTATTCCCCGGGGCGAGTATCCGAGACGTGAGGAGCAGGCATGA
- a CDS encoding bifunctional diguanylate cyclase/phosphodiesterase translates to MQSMGPGVHTVRSCDREPVHIPGRIQAYGAMLVADAVTRRLLRAGGDCETLLGQPAQAVVQASLAELFDHDSQEDVRFLLETAGERPNAIRMLHPAADPARSLVATACRSGGAVLLECEAARPVSLLTDLLRDCQDVQTHLRLATDIPALWQSMTDSVRHLTGFDRVMLYKFHDDFSGEVVAEAMDARLRPFLGHRYPASDIPEPARQLYLQNWLRIIPDVHVAQPPLEPCAGEESSPPLDMTHARLRAVSPIHIEYLKNMGVEASLSLSVLVAGRLWGLVACHHYAGPRFLHPEQQRALVLIAGDFSHALEALLAQQAERQRQVKDALLASLQGKISGTQPLEALVRRIAPDLMQLVDAEGVALVDNGEIIAMGRTPAASVVVFVADWLSRQLTDDIHATNALGRDLPESQAWRHLAAGVLGLRLGGYGNIFLLWFRPEIVVEELWGGDPQQPYTMHPKSGVAHPRTSFETFRLEITGLCTAWTRHDMYAVKRLVPLFNAHMLRIADAVLRISEQRFRLLVERAQEGIVVLQDWRLAYFNPMLMRMTGYAEDELAGEPFLQFVLPEDRPLVHDRHLMRLAGQDDGQRYRFRALHRNGSTVWVESSGVNIEWNGRPATLSFMMDITDRLNDEERIRFMAHYDALTALPNRTLFFDRLHQSLAQARREQARLAIAFIDLDKFKPVNDLYGHAVGDLLLQAVARRITGLVRESDTVARLGGDEFVLLMPGIAMEAHAVRVAQKIQDALDLPFALAGHEIHISSSIGIAIYPDHGQTEQELCTNADKAMYRVKHGGRSGIALHQEPSAPA, encoded by the coding sequence ATGCAATCCATGGGGCCCGGTGTCCATACCGTCCGCTCGTGCGACCGCGAACCCGTGCACATCCCTGGGCGCATCCAGGCCTACGGGGCGATGCTGGTGGCGGATGCCGTCACCCGTCGCCTGCTGCGTGCGGGGGGCGACTGCGAGACGCTGCTGGGGCAGCCGGCGCAGGCTGTGGTGCAGGCGTCGCTGGCGGAGCTCTTTGATCACGACTCGCAGGAAGACGTGCGGTTCCTGCTGGAGACGGCTGGGGAGCGGCCCAACGCCATCCGCATGCTGCACCCCGCGGCCGACCCTGCCAGGAGCCTGGTGGCCACGGCGTGCCGCAGCGGCGGGGCCGTGTTGCTTGAATGCGAAGCTGCGCGCCCGGTCAGCCTCCTGACCGATCTGCTGCGCGACTGCCAGGACGTCCAGACCCATCTGCGTCTGGCCACCGATATTCCCGCCTTGTGGCAGAGCATGACCGACAGTGTCCGCCACCTGACCGGGTTTGATCGCGTGATGCTGTATAAGTTTCACGACGACTTCAGCGGCGAGGTGGTGGCTGAAGCCATGGATGCCCGGCTGCGGCCGTTCCTGGGGCATCGCTACCCGGCCTCCGACATCCCCGAGCCAGCCAGGCAGTTGTATCTGCAGAACTGGTTGCGAATCATCCCGGATGTGCACGTGGCCCAGCCACCGCTGGAGCCGTGCGCCGGCGAGGAATCGTCCCCGCCCCTGGACATGACCCACGCCCGCCTGCGCGCCGTCTCGCCCATCCACATAGAGTACCTCAAGAATATGGGTGTCGAGGCCTCCCTGTCTCTCTCCGTGCTGGTGGCCGGCCGGTTGTGGGGGCTCGTCGCCTGCCATCACTATGCCGGGCCGCGGTTTCTGCATCCGGAACAGCAACGGGCCCTGGTGCTCATCGCCGGCGATTTCAGCCATGCCCTGGAAGCCCTGCTCGCCCAGCAGGCCGAGCGGCAGCGTCAGGTCAAGGATGCGCTGCTGGCAAGCCTGCAGGGCAAGATCTCCGGCACGCAACCCCTGGAGGCCCTGGTGCGACGCATTGCGCCGGATCTCATGCAGCTGGTTGATGCAGAAGGGGTGGCGCTGGTGGACAATGGCGAAATCATCGCCATGGGCCGCACGCCCGCCGCAAGCGTCGTGGTTTTTGTGGCCGACTGGCTGTCCCGGCAGCTGACGGACGACATTCACGCCACCAACGCCCTGGGACGGGATCTCCCCGAAAGTCAGGCGTGGCGACATCTGGCAGCCGGGGTGCTCGGGCTGCGTCTGGGCGGCTACGGCAATATCTTTCTGTTGTGGTTCCGGCCGGAAATTGTGGTGGAGGAACTGTGGGGCGGGGATCCCCAGCAGCCCTACACCATGCATCCCAAAAGTGGCGTTGCCCATCCGCGCACGTCCTTCGAAACATTCCGGCTGGAAATCACCGGCCTGTGCACCGCCTGGACCCGTCACGACATGTACGCCGTGAAGCGTCTCGTTCCCCTGTTCAACGCCCACATGCTCCGCATTGCCGATGCCGTGCTGCGCATCAGCGAGCAACGCTTTCGGCTGCTGGTGGAGCGGGCCCAGGAAGGCATTGTGGTGCTTCAGGATTGGCGGCTGGCGTATTTCAATCCCATGCTCATGCGCATGACCGGCTATGCCGAGGACGAGCTTGCGGGCGAGCCGTTTCTGCAGTTCGTGCTGCCCGAAGACAGGCCGTTGGTGCACGACCGGCATCTGATGCGGCTGGCAGGCCAGGACGACGGCCAGCGCTACCGTTTTCGCGCGCTGCACCGGAACGGTTCCACGGTGTGGGTGGAGTCCAGCGGGGTGAACATTGAGTGGAATGGCCGGCCGGCCACCCTGAGCTTCATGATGGACATCACTGATCGCCTGAACGACGAAGAGCGCATCCGGTTCATGGCCCATTACGACGCCCTCACGGCATTGCCCAACCGGACGCTGTTCTTCGACCGCCTGCACCAGTCCCTGGCCCAGGCCCGGCGGGAGCAGGCCCGGCTGGCCATCGCGTTCATCGATCTGGACAAGTTCAAACCCGTCAACGATCTCTACGGCCATGCCGTGGGAGACCTGTTGCTGCAGGCCGTGGCCCGGCGTATTACGGGACTGGTCCGGGAGTCGGACACCGTGGCGCGCCTGGGCGGGGACGAATTTGTGCTGCTCATGCCCGGCATTGCCATGGAAGCCCACGCGGTGCGGGTGGCGCAGAAGATCCAGGACGCCCTGGACCTGCCGTTTGCACTGGCTGGCCACGAGATTCACATCTCGTCCAGCATCGGCATCGCCATCTATCCTGATCATGGGCAAACGGAACAGGAGTTGTGCACCAATGCAGACAAAGCCATGTATCGCGTCAAGCACGGCGGCCGCAGCGGCATCGCCCTCCATCAGGAACCCTCTGCACCGGCCTAG
- a CDS encoding L,D-transpeptidase family protein, with amino-acid sequence MQTKPCIASSTAAAAASPSIRNPLHRPSLHLHLALACGLLLLAAPCARAEQPLPWQHSRQLLLVLAADWDSVPATLQRYARQEDSQPWRPVGEPIAVSLGRSGQGWGRGLHPADAPLAGEPDKHEGDGRAPTGMYALGNIFAYDPREVPGADMPLVAVTPDLVCVDDVASRHYNTILSNSTTAVDWTSAEAMLREDGLYRYGVVVAHNQTPAQPGDGSCIFMHVARGPGAPTAGCTAMDQEAIRHLLLWLNPTADPVLAQFPRTVYERVRQAWQLP; translated from the coding sequence ATGCAGACAAAGCCATGTATCGCGTCAAGCACGGCGGCCGCAGCGGCATCGCCCTCCATCAGGAACCCTCTGCACCGGCCTAGCCTGCACCTGCACCTGGCCCTGGCTTGTGGCCTGCTGCTGCTGGCCGCGCCATGCGCCCGGGCAGAACAGCCCCTGCCCTGGCAGCACAGCCGGCAGTTGCTGCTGGTGCTGGCGGCAGACTGGGACAGCGTGCCCGCCACCCTGCAGCGCTATGCCCGCCAGGAGGATTCCCAGCCCTGGCGGCCCGTGGGCGAACCCATTGCCGTGAGCCTGGGCCGCAGCGGCCAGGGATGGGGGAGGGGACTGCATCCTGCCGACGCTCCCCTGGCCGGCGAACCGGACAAGCACGAGGGCGACGGCCGCGCCCCCACGGGCATGTACGCCCTTGGCAACATCTTTGCCTATGATCCGCGCGAGGTGCCCGGGGCCGACATGCCCCTGGTTGCGGTGACGCCGGATCTGGTCTGCGTGGATGATGTGGCATCCCGTCATTACAACACCATCCTTTCCAACAGCACCACGGCGGTGGACTGGACCAGCGCCGAAGCCATGCTGCGCGAGGACGGGCTGTATCGCTATGGTGTGGTGGTGGCCCACAACCAGACGCCGGCGCAGCCCGGGGATGGATCCTGCATCTTCATGCACGTGGCCCGCGGACCAGGAGCGCCCACGGCAGGCTGCACGGCCATGGACCAGGAGGCCATCCGGCACCTGCTCCTGTGGCTGAACCCGACCGCCGACCCGGTGCTGGCGCAGTTCCCCAGGACGGTCTACGAACGAGTGCGGCAGGCGTGGCAGTTGCCGTGA
- a CDS encoding response regulator translates to MNILIVEDSAGQRAVLHDLFAAHGRCTEAEDGPTALVLFEQALEAGAPFALVVMDVLMPGMDGHAALMRIKELEQQHGVPEGCGARCIMVSCLQTTASIMRAQYEAGADAYLVKPVSPALVSELLCSLELSPNPLGEEFNAPA, encoded by the coding sequence ATGAACATTTTGATTGTGGAAGACAGCGCCGGGCAACGGGCCGTGCTGCACGACCTGTTTGCGGCACACGGCCGATGCACCGAGGCTGAGGACGGGCCGACGGCCCTGGTGCTGTTCGAACAGGCCCTGGAAGCCGGCGCTCCCTTTGCCCTGGTGGTGATGGATGTGCTCATGCCCGGCATGGACGGACACGCCGCCCTGATGCGGATCAAGGAACTTGAGCAGCAGCATGGCGTGCCGGAAGGCTGCGGTGCGCGCTGCATCATGGTGTCCTGCCTGCAGACCACAGCCAGCATCATGCGGGCGCAGTACGAAGCCGGAGCAGATGCCTATCTCGTCAAGCCGGTGAGCCCTGCATTGGTGTCGGAATTGCTCTGCAGTCTGGAGCTGTCCCCCAATCCGCTGGGCGAGGAGTTCAATGCCCCTGCATAA
- a CDS encoding cobalamin B12-binding domain-containing protein gives MIAAMDRSACSPASASLTRLAAAYLEQLLAGNRRGACALVLDAVRAGADVREIYLKVLQPVQHEVGRLWQENTITVAVEHFCTAATQLVISQLFPYIITETKHGLSMVGCCVGEELHELGMRMVCDFFEMDGWDTYYMGANCPQDAVLAAMAERRPHALCLSVTMHQNVPLARDIIQAVATQFPAVKILVGGFPFLLNPDLAASLGAHGWARDAHEGVRLAAFLCRADQEDAA, from the coding sequence GTGATTGCCGCCATGGACCGGTCTGCCTGTTCGCCTGCGTCCGCCAGTCTGACACGTCTTGCCGCGGCGTATCTGGAACAGCTGCTGGCCGGGAACCGGCGCGGCGCCTGCGCCCTGGTGCTGGATGCAGTCAGGGCGGGCGCGGATGTGCGCGAAATCTACCTCAAGGTGCTGCAGCCGGTGCAGCACGAGGTGGGCAGATTGTGGCAGGAAAACACCATCACCGTGGCGGTGGAGCATTTTTGCACCGCAGCCACGCAACTGGTCATCTCCCAGCTGTTTCCCTACATCATCACGGAAACCAAACATGGTCTTTCGATGGTCGGGTGCTGCGTGGGAGAGGAACTGCACGAGCTGGGCATGCGCATGGTCTGCGATTTTTTCGAGATGGATGGCTGGGACACGTACTACATGGGCGCAAACTGCCCTCAGGATGCCGTGCTCGCCGCCATGGCGGAACGCAGGCCGCACGCCTTGTGTCTGTCCGTCACCATGCACCAGAATGTGCCCCTGGCCCGGGACATCATCCAGGCTGTGGCAACACAGTTCCCTGCCGTAAAGATCCTGGTGGGCGGCTTCCCGTTTCTGCTCAATCCCGACCTTGCCGCCAGCCTGGGCGCGCACGGCTGGGCCAGGGACGCCCATGAAGGCGTGCGGCTGGCTGCTTTCCTGTGCAGGGCAGACCAGGAGGATGCAGCATGA
- a CDS encoding biliverdin-producing heme oxygenase — protein sequence MPHTASFAAQLREAVWPLHRQVEHASPLTRVARGDASLMEYTAALRLLYGFIAPLESGIATFAASGTEATALLQALLQAGHWQRTHLLEQDLRVLGLPAEAIRQLPQCTAMPSMATPAQAVGALYLLEGSRLGGKVIATSLNHALGLDEHSGAAYFSSNGEELGAVWHRFRLVLEEVAAAGHGPAVIEAARQAFLALGVWFEHRGAA from the coding sequence ATGCCCCACACTGCGTCCTTTGCCGCGCAACTGCGCGAGGCCGTCTGGCCCCTGCATCGACAGGTGGAGCATGCCTCCCCCCTGACCCGGGTGGCCCGGGGCGACGCGTCCCTGATGGAGTACACGGCTGCGCTCCGGCTGCTGTATGGCTTCATCGCCCCGCTGGAATCGGGCATCGCTACCTTTGCCGCGTCCGGCACCGAGGCGACGGCCCTGCTGCAGGCCCTGCTGCAGGCCGGCCACTGGCAACGCACGCATCTGCTGGAGCAGGATCTGCGTGTGCTGGGACTCCCGGCCGAAGCCATCCGCCAGTTGCCGCAGTGCACCGCCATGCCGTCCATGGCCACCCCGGCGCAGGCCGTGGGGGCGTTGTATCTGCTGGAGGGCTCCCGGCTTGGCGGCAAAGTTATCGCCACCAGCCTGAATCACGCGCTGGGCCTGGACGAACACAGCGGGGCTGCCTATTTTTCCAGTAACGGGGAGGAGCTGGGGGCGGTATGGCACCGGTTCAGGCTGGTGCTGGAGGAGGTTGCCGCGGCGGGCCATGGGCCGGCCGTCATCGAGGCGGCCCGGCAGGCTTTTCTGGCCCTGGGCGTCTGGTTTGAACACAGAGGAGCCGCGTGA
- a CDS encoding chemotaxis protein CheD, which produces MPLHKLLRQYEGARLLELQVAQGGVYRRPSLIHTILGSCVSVTFYHPGTAYGGVFHAFLPMAARYEATDMVCQPYKYVDTAIGMICRRFTGFGVPLEEVACKVFGGANALFDETSAMGPQNVEAALTVLNARNLRVTATHVGGDSGRKLVFVTHTGEVFLKMLRRTSCAQPGVVRRGARQLSNTPPSRKVG; this is translated from the coding sequence ATGCCCCTGCATAAATTGCTGCGCCAATACGAAGGCGCACGCCTCCTCGAACTTCAGGTTGCCCAGGGCGGGGTGTACCGGCGGCCCTCGCTTATCCATACCATTCTGGGCTCGTGCGTGTCCGTGACGTTTTATCATCCCGGCACGGCATACGGCGGCGTGTTCCATGCCTTTCTGCCCATGGCCGCCCGGTATGAGGCCACGGACATGGTCTGCCAGCCGTACAAATATGTGGATACGGCCATCGGGATGATTTGTCGGCGATTCACCGGCTTCGGCGTGCCGCTGGAGGAGGTGGCGTGCAAGGTGTTCGGCGGGGCGAACGCCCTGTTCGACGAGACCAGCGCCATGGGGCCGCAGAATGTGGAAGCGGCCCTCACCGTGCTCAATGCCCGCAACCTGCGGGTGACGGCCACCCATGTGGGCGGGGACTCTGGCAGAAAGCTGGTGTTCGTGACACACACGGGGGAGGTGTTTCTTAAAATGTTGCGTCGCACCTCCTGCGCGCAGCCCGGCGTTGTTCGTCGGGGAGCGCGGCAGCTTTCCAACACTCCCCCTTCGCGAAAGGTAGGATGA
- a CDS encoding MFS transporter encodes MNAINSLYGVGFLARFSYALARNPVLPLFALFLGAGPEAVGLAVGISTVTGIFFKMPSGALSDVIGRRRTMLAGLWVFAVLPFAYLFIHSYWALVVVRFLHGLATAVYGPVVMAVVADLAGEKKGEMLSWFSSVTIIGTLLGAPVGGFILHTLFGGDAGQNSEPGLWAFRTVYLVSGVLGVASLVLGWRILQGEERMEHTGGLPARWAKFKAGIREVLSDRRVVVVSSMEGIQNMTMGALEAFLPIYAVTVAGLNAFEAGLLWGAQIVVTMLSKPLMGRISDQYGRKPVIALGLIACSLSFMAIPWLGGFWTLLLAALVFGLGEAFVTSSSAALVADICKKQHYGAAMGTFGTIFDIGHASGPILSGLLVGALGYKAAFALLGVVLLAALPVLWRGIPHERREAGGIE; translated from the coding sequence ATGAACGCCATCAATTCGCTCTACGGCGTCGGGTTTCTGGCCCGATTCTCCTATGCCCTGGCCCGCAACCCGGTGCTGCCGCTGTTTGCCCTGTTCCTGGGCGCAGGACCGGAAGCCGTGGGCCTGGCCGTGGGCATTTCCACGGTGACGGGCATTTTCTTCAAGATGCCCTCGGGCGCGCTGTCCGACGTCATCGGCCGGCGCAGGACCATGCTGGCCGGGCTGTGGGTCTTTGCCGTGCTGCCCTTTGCCTATCTGTTCATCCACAGCTACTGGGCGCTGGTGGTCGTGCGCTTTCTGCACGGCTTGGCCACGGCCGTCTACGGCCCGGTGGTCATGGCCGTGGTGGCCGACCTGGCCGGCGAGAAGAAGGGCGAGATGCTCAGCTGGTTCTCGTCGGTGACCATCATTGGCACGCTGTTGGGCGCGCCCGTGGGTGGGTTCATCCTGCACACCCTGTTTGGAGGAGACGCCGGGCAAAATTCCGAGCCGGGCCTGTGGGCCTTCCGCACGGTGTATCTCGTCAGCGGCGTGTTGGGCGTGGCCTCCCTGGTGCTGGGCTGGCGCATCCTCCAGGGCGAGGAACGCATGGAGCACACCGGCGGCCTGCCGGCGCGCTGGGCGAAGTTCAAGGCCGGCATCCGGGAAGTGCTCTCCGACCGCCGGGTGGTGGTGGTCTCGTCCATGGAAGGCATCCAGAACATGACCATGGGCGCACTGGAAGCGTTCCTGCCCATCTATGCCGTCACCGTGGCGGGGCTCAATGCCTTTGAGGCCGGCCTGCTCTGGGGCGCGCAGATCGTGGTCACCATGCTTTCCAAACCGCTGATGGGGCGGATTTCGGATCAATACGGACGCAAACCGGTCATCGCCCTGGGGCTCATCGCCTGCTCGCTGTCCTTCATGGCCATCCCCTGGCTGGGCGGCTTCTGGACGCTGCTGCTGGCGGCGCTGGTCTTCGGCCTGGGCGAGGCCTTCGTGACCTCCTCCTCCGCGGCCCTGGTGGCGGACATCTGCAAAAAACAGCATTACGGCGCGGCCATGGGGACCTTTGGGACCATCTTCGACATCGGCCACGCCTCCGGCCCCATCCTCTCGGGCCTGCTGGTGGGGGCGCTGGGCTACAAGGCCGCCTTCGCCCTCCTGGGCGTGGTGTTGCTGGCGGCCCTGCCTGTGTTGTGGAGAGGCATTCCGCATGAACGCAGAGAGGCCGGGGGCATCGAATGA
- a CDS encoding DUF2148 domain-containing protein, whose protein sequence is MHPAASLAAQLMAAAARTAPKAGGKDFLEIVIIDNPEDLKKISERMAAYAPESTNEAFWNRDAANCAQAEAVLLVGLSKFTAAGYDCGACGFATCKEFVKARQAQDKAMGYAGPHCAMRLMDVGAALASAAKSASILSIDNRVQQRVGATARALGYINAEVVMGIPLGVYGKSPFHDRSTPAKH, encoded by the coding sequence ATGCACCCTGCCGCTTCCCTCGCCGCCCAGCTCATGGCTGCCGCCGCCCGCACCGCCCCCAAGGCCGGGGGCAAGGATTTTCTGGAAATCGTCATCATCGACAATCCCGAAGACCTGAAAAAGATTTCTGAGCGCATGGCCGCCTATGCGCCGGAGTCCACCAACGAGGCCTTCTGGAACCGCGACGCCGCCAACTGCGCCCAGGCCGAGGCCGTGCTGCTGGTGGGCCTGTCCAAGTTCACCGCCGCGGGGTATGATTGCGGGGCCTGCGGTTTTGCCACCTGCAAGGAGTTTGTCAAAGCCCGGCAAGCACAAGACAAGGCCATGGGCTACGCCGGCCCGCACTGCGCCATGCGGCTCATGGACGTGGGCGCGGCCCTGGCCTCGGCGGCCAAGTCCGCCAGCATCCTGTCCATCGACAACCGCGTCCAGCAGCGCGTGGGCGCCACCGCCCGCGCCCTGGGGTACATCAACGCCGAGGTGGTCATGGGCATTCCCCTGGGCGTGTACGGCAAGTCCCCCTTCCACGACCGTTCCACCCCTGCCAAACACTAG
- a CDS encoding chromate resistance protein ChrB domain-containing protein — MTHPWLLCIHNIPPKPAYLRAKVAKRLAALGAVALKNAVYALPDTAQHREDLGWLVREIEDGGGKAFVVEAAFVAGMEDAQVRALFQQAREQDYTALLAQARGVEQELETLEPDAAARALAELCRQVAEVRTVDFFNAPGGDVLEGLVGAMKARLQARDERAVLAAGEVARSLETFQGKLWITRAGVHVDRIASAWLIRRFIDPDAAFAFVETTTHSPASGEVTFDMQQADFSHEGERCTFETFIHRLGLHDDALARLGEMVHDIDLREARYGHAETPGLAAALAGVALRHAGDQDRLQAGGVVLDAFYEAFRLGTHGNCHACRTRS, encoded by the coding sequence ATGACTCATCCCTGGCTGCTGTGCATCCATAATATCCCTCCCAAGCCAGCGTACTTGCGGGCGAAAGTTGCCAAACGACTGGCCGCGCTCGGAGCCGTGGCCCTCAAGAACGCCGTGTATGCGCTGCCGGACACGGCCCAGCACCGCGAGGATCTGGGCTGGCTGGTGCGGGAGATTGAAGACGGCGGCGGCAAGGCCTTTGTGGTGGAGGCGGCCTTTGTGGCCGGGATGGAAGACGCCCAAGTGCGGGCCCTGTTCCAGCAGGCCAGAGAGCAGGACTACACGGCGCTGCTGGCCCAGGCGCGCGGTGTGGAGCAGGAACTGGAGACCCTGGAGCCGGACGCCGCCGCCCGAGCCCTGGCCGAGCTGTGCCGGCAAGTGGCCGAGGTACGGACCGTGGATTTCTTCAACGCGCCGGGAGGCGATGTGCTGGAGGGTCTGGTGGGAGCCATGAAAGCCCGGCTACAGGCCCGGGACGAGCGGGCCGTGCTGGCGGCCGGGGAGGTGGCGCGGTCACTGGAGACGTTCCAGGGCAAACTCTGGATCACCAGGGCCGGCGTGCATGTGGATCGCATCGCCTCGGCCTGGCTCATCAGAAGATTCATCGACCCCGACGCGGCCTTCGCCTTTGTGGAGACGACCACGCACTCGCCGGCCTCGGGGGAGGTGACCTTCGACATGCAGCAGGCAGACTTCAGCCACGAGGGCGAGCGGTGCACCTTCGAGACCTTCATCCACCGCCTGGGCCTGCACGACGACGCCCTGGCCCGCCTGGGCGAGATGGTCCACGACATCGACCTTCGAGAGGCGCGCTACGGCCACGCGGAAACCCCCGGCCTGGCCGCGGCCCTGGCCGGCGTGGCGTTACGGCATGCCGGGGATCAGGACCGCCTCCAGGCCGGGGGCGTGGTGCTGGATGCGTTTTACGAAGCGTTTCGGCTGGGGACTCACGGCAACTGCCACGCCTGCCGCACTCGTTCGTAG
- a CDS encoding globin family protein, translated as MMMNREALVSSAARLTPPSVEAVQEYAAHVPVLAALLDDAMLAHPNLEQLVGSGNMAMMQNNHRNHFRYMASVMAVYDPASFAETVVWVVRTYRAHGFSLAYWPVMLEQALQAMQRTLRPATAAQVAPFYEWLASQLEGIAHVAAAPTAWETASPMPPVCGEAS; from the coding sequence ATGATGATGAATCGAGAGGCCCTGGTGTCCTCGGCGGCCAGACTGACGCCGCCTTCTGTCGAAGCGGTGCAGGAGTATGCGGCGCATGTGCCGGTGCTGGCCGCCTTGCTGGACGACGCCATGCTGGCTCACCCGAACCTGGAACAGCTGGTTGGTTCTGGCAACATGGCGATGATGCAGAACAATCATCGCAACCATTTTCGATACATGGCCTCGGTCATGGCGGTGTACGACCCGGCTTCCTTTGCCGAAACCGTGGTCTGGGTGGTGCGCACGTACCGCGCGCACGGGTTTTCCCTGGCGTATTGGCCGGTGATGCTGGAACAGGCGCTGCAAGCCATGCAGCGCACCCTGCGTCCGGCCACGGCGGCGCAGGTGGCGCCGTTTTACGAGTGGCTTGCCAGCCAGCTGGAAGGGATTGCCCATGTTGCTGCAGCCCCCACCGCCTGGGAAACGGCGTCGCCCATGCCGCCTGTTTGTGGCGAGGCGTCGTGA